The following coding sequences lie in one Capnocytophaga stomatis genomic window:
- the pyk gene encoding pyruvate kinase, which produces MLNTKKTKIVATLGPATDTRDVIKDMMQAGVNVFRINFSHADYEDVKKRIEMIRSVNKEYGYNTAILADLQGPKLRVGVMEEGIIVNPGDKITFATGEPFTGNQDRVYMNYKEFPKDVNPGERILLDDGKLIFRVVSTNRENEVEAEVIQGGPLKSKKGVNLPNTNVSLPALTEKDIKDALFAISQEVDWFALSFVRNPADIQDLKDLINENSSNRIPIIAKIEKPEALVNIDKIMANCDGIMVARGDLGVEIPAEEVPLIQKELVHKAKLYHIPVIIATQMMESMISSLTPTRAEVNDVGNSVMDGADAVMLSGETSVGAYPVQVIEQMSRIIKSVEESELIKVPMRTPFVRSGRYVTNSICFHAATMANEMNAKVISTLTNSGYTAYRISSYRPNSHILVFTSSKRILTQLSLLWGVTTFYYDRFVSTDETIEDVNHIANEKGYVNMGDIMISLAAMPIQGKGKVNTLRVSEIDSCAIKAK; this is translated from the coding sequence ATGTTAAATACAAAGAAAACGAAAATTGTAGCTACTTTGGGTCCGGCTACGGATACAAGAGATGTAATTAAAGATATGATGCAGGCAGGAGTGAATGTATTCCGCATCAATTTTTCGCACGCCGATTACGAAGATGTGAAAAAGCGTATAGAAATGATTCGCTCCGTCAATAAAGAATACGGATATAACACAGCAATTTTGGCTGACCTTCAAGGGCCTAAGTTACGTGTGGGGGTTATGGAAGAAGGAATTATCGTAAATCCGGGGGATAAAATAACATTCGCAACAGGAGAGCCTTTTACGGGAAATCAGGACAGAGTGTATATGAATTACAAGGAATTCCCTAAAGATGTGAATCCCGGTGAACGCATTTTGCTTGATGACGGAAAACTCATTTTCAGAGTAGTTTCAACAAACAGAGAAAATGAAGTTGAAGCCGAGGTAATTCAAGGAGGTCCGTTAAAATCCAAAAAAGGAGTAAATCTTCCTAACACAAACGTTTCATTGCCAGCACTTACCGAGAAAGACATAAAAGATGCACTTTTTGCCATTTCGCAGGAAGTAGATTGGTTTGCTCTTTCGTTTGTTCGTAATCCTGCTGATATTCAGGACTTGAAAGATTTGATAAATGAAAATTCAAGCAACAGAATTCCGATTATTGCCAAAATTGAAAAACCGGAGGCTTTGGTGAACATTGATAAAATTATGGCTAACTGTGACGGAATTATGGTTGCTCGAGGTGATTTGGGAGTAGAAATTCCTGCAGAGGAAGTGCCTTTGATTCAAAAAGAGTTAGTGCATAAAGCGAAATTATATCATATTCCCGTAATCATTGCCACACAAATGATGGAAAGTATGATTTCAAGCTTAACTCCAACACGTGCCGAGGTAAATGACGTAGGAAACTCTGTAATGGATGGTGCTGATGCGGTGATGCTTTCAGGAGAAACATCTGTTGGGGCATATCCGGTGCAGGTAATAGAGCAGATGAGTCGTATTATTAAAAGCGTGGAGGAATCGGAATTGATAAAAGTTCCTATGCGTACACCTTTCGTTCGTTCAGGACGTTACGTAACTAATTCGATTTGTTTTCACGCAGCTACAATGGCAAACGAAATGAATGCTAAAGTTATTTCAACTTTGACAAATAGTGGATACACGGCTTATCGCATTTCATCATACCGCCCAAATTCACACATTTTAGTATTTACATCAAGCAAGCGTATTTTGACGCAATTGAGCCTGCTTTGGGGAGTGACAACTTTCTACTATGACAGATTTGTTTCAACTGATGAAACCATCGAGGATGTTAACCATATTGCTAACGAGAAAGGTTACGTAAATATGGGAGATATTATGATTAGCTTGGCAGCGATGCCAATACAAGGCAAAGGAAAAGTGAATACTTTACGCGTTTCTGAGATAGATTCGTGTGCGATTAAAGCAAAATAG
- a CDS encoding pyridoxine 5'-phosphate synthase, whose translation MTKLSVNINKIATLRNSRGGNVPNLLKVAADVQKFGAEGITIHPRPDERHIRYQDALDLLEVVVTEYNIEGNPIPKFMDLVLKVKPTQVTLVPDADDAITSNAGWDTIKHKAYLTEIIAEFKRNGIRTSLFVDPVEAMVTAAAETGTDRVELYTESYATEYEKGNKKGIEPYIKAALEAQKVGLGLNAGHDLSLENIKFFKENIPNLLEVSIGHALISESLYLGLENVVNLYLNKLK comes from the coding sequence ATGACAAAATTAAGTGTAAATATCAACAAAATTGCTACTCTTCGCAATTCCCGCGGCGGAAATGTTCCTAACTTACTAAAAGTAGCTGCCGATGTGCAAAAATTTGGAGCAGAAGGAATTACAATTCATCCTCGCCCTGACGAAAGGCACATTCGTTATCAAGATGCTCTTGATTTGCTGGAGGTCGTGGTTACGGAATATAACATTGAAGGAAATCCTATTCCGAAATTTATGGATTTGGTGCTAAAAGTAAAACCTACGCAGGTAACGCTTGTTCCTGATGCTGATGATGCTATCACTTCCAATGCAGGCTGGGATACTATCAAGCACAAAGCGTATTTGACAGAAATAATTGCTGAATTCAAGCGAAATGGCATCCGAACTTCATTATTTGTTGACCCTGTGGAGGCAATGGTAACAGCCGCTGCGGAAACAGGAACAGACCGTGTGGAACTCTACACCGAAAGCTATGCCACCGAATATGAAAAAGGAAACAAAAAGGGAATTGAGCCGTACATAAAAGCAGCTTTGGAAGCTCAAAAAGTAGGTTTAGGACTTAACGCAGGACACGATTTGAGTTTGGAAAACATCAAATTCTTTAAGGAAAATATCCCAAATTTGTTGGAAGTATCAATCGGACACGCACTCATCAGCGAGTCACTTTATTTGGGACTGGAAAACGTAGTCAATTTATATTTGAATAAACTTAAATAA
- a CDS encoding DUF4139 domain-containing protein — protein sequence MKNNVSIAFFAFFALTANVLFAQAPIFTNAKAEKVQLYFNGAEIQQVANVTLPKGTSEVVVANVANYLDENSIQIKSTSKVTILSVQFTNQAITGYEDNYVSELARPIYDSIQLVEKEIGKNKILENSVAKSVELLDKNQQLSGANVNTAELSKLLDFYKNKRYELENQLKNIAEKNKELQKKLNLLKFRLGAASSQNTNNRGKLVLRVINEVAGKVPFQLNYISYQVHWNPFYEVRSEKINTPITLKYNAAVSQNTGVDWNNVKLTLSSGYVNAYTQAPTLNPWFIHSRKKDSDKKVYQEITNVRREKAAFHKNMQTMELESVEVADEDMILEDKSLDDVVVVGETQFNVVFDIDLPYTILSNGKKHSVSLKNLEIPATYQYYSAPKYDLGAYLMGNVENYGKYNLLSGEASLIFEGMYVGKTTINPENADKKLLLSLGKDKRIITERKLISKNTENKSLSSKKIQTFTYEISVQNNKKEAITIEIEDQVPVSTEKDIKVSLTEAKEAVFNKEKGSLKWKLNLKPNENKKIRFVYQVESDKDTIVENL from the coding sequence ATGAAAAATAATGTATCTATTGCCTTTTTTGCTTTTTTTGCCCTCACAGCGAACGTATTGTTTGCTCAGGCACCCATTTTTACTAATGCAAAAGCCGAAAAAGTACAGCTTTACTTCAATGGTGCCGAAATTCAGCAAGTAGCTAACGTCACTCTTCCTAAAGGAACTTCTGAGGTGGTGGTTGCCAATGTTGCAAATTATTTGGATGAAAATTCCATACAAATAAAATCAACTTCTAAAGTTACTATTTTGTCGGTTCAATTTACAAATCAGGCAATTACGGGATATGAAGACAATTACGTATCGGAATTGGCTCGCCCGATTTATGACAGTATTCAACTTGTTGAAAAAGAAATCGGAAAGAATAAAATTCTTGAGAATTCCGTAGCGAAATCCGTTGAATTGCTGGACAAAAATCAACAATTATCAGGAGCGAATGTGAATACTGCAGAACTCTCAAAACTGCTTGATTTCTACAAAAATAAAAGATACGAACTTGAAAATCAGTTGAAAAATATTGCCGAAAAGAATAAAGAATTACAAAAAAAATTGAATTTATTGAAGTTTCGTTTGGGGGCAGCTTCTTCCCAAAATACGAATAACAGAGGCAAATTGGTACTCAGAGTGATTAACGAAGTTGCGGGAAAAGTTCCTTTTCAACTTAATTATATTTCATACCAAGTTCATTGGAATCCATTTTACGAAGTTCGTTCCGAGAAAATCAACACTCCGATTACATTGAAGTACAATGCAGCTGTAAGTCAGAATACCGGAGTTGATTGGAATAACGTAAAGCTAACTTTATCAAGTGGTTATGTGAATGCATACACACAAGCTCCAACGTTGAATCCTTGGTTTATACACTCCAGAAAAAAAGATTCTGACAAAAAAGTATATCAAGAAATTACAAATGTTAGAAGAGAAAAAGCAGCTTTTCATAAAAATATGCAAACAATGGAACTTGAATCTGTGGAAGTTGCTGATGAAGATATGATTTTGGAAGATAAATCGTTAGATGATGTAGTAGTTGTGGGCGAAACACAATTCAACGTAGTTTTTGATATTGATTTGCCTTACACAATTCTTTCTAACGGAAAAAAACACAGCGTTTCACTCAAAAATTTGGAAATTCCTGCAACTTATCAATATTATTCGGCACCGAAATATGATTTGGGAGCGTATTTGATGGGAAATGTTGAAAATTATGGCAAATATAACCTTCTTTCGGGCGAGGCAAGCCTTATTTTTGAGGGAATGTACGTTGGAAAAACAACGATTAATCCTGAAAATGCCGATAAAAAACTGTTGTTAAGCTTAGGAAAAGACAAAAGAATCATTACTGAAAGAAAATTGATTTCAAAAAATACTGAAAATAAGTCATTAAGTTCTAAAAAAATACAGACATTCACTTATGAAATTAGTGTGCAAAACAACAAAAAAGAAGCGATAACTATTGAAATTGAAGACCAAGTGCCTGTCAGTACAGAAAAAGATATCAAAGTTTCGCTAACAGAAGCTAAAGAAGCTGTTTTCAATAAGGAAAAGGGAAGTTTGAAGTGGAAACTAAACTTAAAACCCAATGAAAACAAAAAAATCAGATTTGTTTACCAAGTAGAATCTGATAAGGATACAATTGTTGAAAACCTCTAA
- a CDS encoding DUF2059 domain-containing protein yields the protein MKKFLLTLTILFTVFYGFSQENENFKKDTQKLISIVSKDSFDAVTASLKQFIPADKVDAAESEIKALMPELYETMAKIYMEEFTHSEIKELLKFYETPIGKKMAEKTSILTQKGLTEGAKWGREKLTPIIQKYMK from the coding sequence ATGAAAAAATTTTTATTAACACTAACAATTTTATTTACAGTATTTTACGGTTTTTCACAAGAAAATGAGAATTTCAAAAAAGACACTCAAAAGCTAATTTCAATCGTAAGTAAAGATTCTTTTGATGCTGTGACCGCTTCTCTGAAACAATTCATTCCTGCGGACAAAGTTGATGCTGCTGAGAGTGAAATCAAAGCCTTAATGCCTGAACTTTACGAAACTATGGCAAAAATTTATATGGAAGAGTTCACGCACAGTGAAATTAAAGAGTTGCTCAAATTCTACGAAACTCCGATTGGTAAAAAAATGGCTGAAAAAACTTCTATTTTAACACAAAAAGGACTTACGGAAGGAGCAAAATGGGGAAGAGAAAAACTAACTCCTATCATCCAAAAATATATGAAGTAA